A single window of Eucalyptus grandis isolate ANBG69807.140 chromosome 1, ASM1654582v1, whole genome shotgun sequence DNA harbors:
- the LOC104449598 gene encoding 21 kDa protein: MAASEAKNFATILLFSLAIASCTSPSSALGDLPNENSTDFIRTSCSKTTYPKLCFSSLSSHAAAIQMSPKLLACTALDVTLKNARSVSVLMVNLSRSQGLKPREAAAMQDCMELLGDAVDELRRSIAEMKDLKERDFKLMISDVQTWASAALTDEDTCSDGFAGKEMDGKVKTVVRAWIVTLSHLTSNALALINAYASLHG, from the coding sequence ATGGCAGCCTCAGAAGCGAAGAATTTTGCCACAATCCTGCTGTTTTCATTAGCTATCGCATCCTGCACATCCCCAAGCTCCGCCCTTGGAGACCTTCCCAACGAAAATAGCACCGACTTCATCAGGACATCATGCAGCAAAACGACCTACCCCAAACTCTGCTTCAGCTCCCTCTCAAGCCATGCCGCCGCCATCCAGATGAGTCCTAAGCTCCTCGCCTGCACGGCCCTGGATGTGACCCTGAAGAATGCACGCTCAGTGTCGGTCTTGATGGTGAATCTTTCCAGAAGCCAAGGCTTGAAGCCTAGAGAGGCGGCAGCCATGCAGGACTGCATGGAGTTGCTGGGTGACGCGGTTGATGAGCTCAGGAGGTCCATCGCCGAGATGAAGGACCTGAAAGAACGTGACTTCAAGCTGATGATCAGCGACGTGCAAACTTGGGCGAGCGCCGCCTTGACGGACGAGGACACTTGCTCCGACGGGTTTGCAGGGAAGGAGATGGATGGGAAAGTGAAGACAGTCGTGAGAGCCTGGATTGTGACTCTTTCTCACCTCACTAGTAATGCTCTGGCCTTGATCAATGCATACGCCTCTCTACATGGATAG
- the LOC104449605 gene encoding uncharacterized protein LOC104449605, producing the protein MQQRRPSTGRPSGTDGSDFSFRMVVDSRYQKVAQGRSCLRALISIQAVIQLMGAVHLVLSISKGNIISPLAVSSLATAFLSLIAGELGQRRSRVNFLRFYIFAAAASILLSIACLSKVDLRLEDILNVHLMEAKKFKILEAGRILFGLLVQIFAVKTTGSLISNMSPPKRTS; encoded by the exons atgcaGCAGAGGAGGCCTTCGACGGGTCGGCCAAGTGGGACGGATGGCTCGGATTTCTCCTTCCGCATGGTTGTTGACTCCC GGTATCAGAAAGTAGCCCAAGGCAGGTCTTGCTTACGAGCATTGATCTCAATTCAG GCTGTTATTCAACTAATGGGAGCAGTGCATCTAGTTCTATCAATTTCAAAAGGGAATATCATAAGTCCGCTTGCTGTATCATCTCTTGCTACAGCGTTCCTGTCACTTATTGCTGGTGAATTAG GTCAAAGACGAAGTCGAGTGAATTTTTTACGATTTTACATATTTGCAGCGGCTGCATCAATACTTCTATCGATTGCTTGTCTTTCTAAGGTTGATTTAAGATTGGAG GACATCCTTAATGTTCATCTCATGGAagcaaagaagttcaaaattcTTGAGGCGGGACGTATTCTTTTCG GATTGTTGGTGCAGATTTTTGCTGTCAAAACAACGGGATCGCTCATTAGCAACATGTCCCCACCCAAGAGAACTTCCTGA
- the LOC104449620 gene encoding endoglucanase 4, with product MGKTRSSRVFVGVGTAMALMAAMAVSVSGHDYGDALRKSILFFEGQRSGKLPPSQRMTWRKDSGLRDGAQIGVDLVGGYYDAGDNVKFNFPMAFSTTMLAWSVVEFRGPMGPDLPHALDAIRWATDYFLKATSVPGIVFAQVGEPYGDHNCWERPEDMDTPRTPYAVSAQFPGSEVSAEIAAALAAASLAFKHDDRPYSRQLLNRAKTVFEFADKYKGSYNDHLGPSVCPFYCDFSGYVDELLWAASWLYKATKAPKYWNYVVDNRHYLNYYNLKTFYSVPFVGGSFAEFGWDTKHAGINVLSSKVVLKNNNYTDNFVVNSDKFVCSVLPESPTKYVSYSPGGLLVKPGGSNLQHATALSFLLVVYARYLNSTNQVIQCGDVKATPDRLIQLARGQVDYILGSNPKNMSYMVGYGGKFPQKIHHRGSSLPSLDQHPQRIGCKDGAPYFASSGPNPNQLTGAVVGGPNIQDWYDDSRVDIAHSEPTTYINAPLVGVLAFFNK from the exons ATGGGGAAGACGAGAAGCAGTCGTGTCTTCGTCGGAGTTGGAACTGCGATGGCATTGATGGCAGCGATGGCGGTTTCGGTCTCAGGGCACGATTATGGAGATGCATTGAGGAAGAGCATTCTCTTCTTCGAAGGGCAGAGATCGGGCAAGCTGCCTCCATCACAGAGAATGACTTGGAGGAAGGATTCTGGTCTTCGCGATGGAGCCCAAATCGGC GTCGATTTGGTGGGCGGTTACTACGACGCGGGCGACAACGTCAAGTTCAACTTCCCCATGGCATTTTCCACCACAATGCTCGCTTGGAGCGTAGTTGAGTTCAGGGGGCCAATGGGCCCGGATCTCCCACACGCGCTCGACGCGATCCGCTGGGCCACCGACTACTTCCTCAAGGCCACGAGCGTGCCCGGGATCGTGTTTGCACAGGTTGGAGAACCTTATGGCGACCACAACTGCTGGGAGAGGCCTGAGGACATGGACACCCCTCGAACCCCTTATGCCGTGAGTGCACAGTTCCCTGGCTCAGAAGTTTCGGCTGAGATTGCCGCCGCTTTGGCCGCTGCTTCTTTGGCTTTTAAACACGACGATCGTCCCTATTCAAGGCAGCTTCTAAACCGTGCTAAAACG GTGTTTGAGTTTGCGGATAAGTACAAGGGGTCGTACAACGACCATCTCGGACCATCGGTGTGCCCATTTTACTGTGATTTCAGCGGTTACGTG GACGAGTTGCTTTGGGCAGCATCATGGTTATACAAGGCGACCAAGGCACCTAAATACTGGAACTATGTCGTGGATAACAGACATTATCTGAACTACTATAACTTGAAAACCTTCTACTCCGTTCCTTTTGTAGGCGGTAGCTTTGCCGAGTTCGGGTGGGACACAAAGCATGCCGGTATCAATGTCCTATCTTCCAAG GTTGTCTTGAAGAATAACAACTACACCGATAACTTCGTGGTCAATTCCGACAAGTTTGTATGCTCTGTTTTGCCTGAATCGCCGACCAAATACGTCAGCTACTCCCCTG GGGGACTCCTAGTCAAACCAGGAGGGAGCAACTTGCAGCACGCCACGGCTCTGTCCTTTCTTCTCGTCGTCTATGCTCGCTACCTGAACAGCACCAATCAGGTCATTCAATGCGGCGATGTAAAGGCCACTCCGGACAGGCTCATTCAATTAGCTAGAGGCCAG GTGGACTATATATTAGGAAGCAACCCGAAGAACATGTCGTACATGGTGGGATATGGCGGGAAATTCCCTCAGAAGATCCATCACAGAGGCTCTTCCTTGCCGTCCCTAGATCAACACCCGCAACGTATCGGTTGCAAGGATGGGGCGCCATACTTCGCGAGCAGCGGCCCGAATCCAAACCAGCTGACCGGGGCCGTTGTTGGAGGGCCCAACATCCAGGATTGGTACGACGATTCTAGAGTCGACATTGCACACTCGGAGCCGACAACATATATCAATGCTCCTCTCGTTGGTGTCCTGGCTTTCTTCAATAAATAA
- the LOC104449628 gene encoding endoglucanase 8 — translation MMVSVSGHDYGDALSKSILFFEGQRSGKLPPSQRLTWRKDSGLRDGFDKHIDLVGGYYDAGDNVKFNFPMAFSTTMLAWSVIEFGRGMGPDLRKAVDAVRWATDYFLKATSVPGLVYAQVGEPYGDHECWERPEDMDTARTAYAVSAQSPGSEVSAEIAAALAAASLVFKGVNHNYSDLLLSRAKTVFEFADKYRGSYNYSLGSVVCPFYCNFGGYEDDLIWAAAWLFRATAAPNYWNYVTENIPTEGGNFAEFGWDTKDAGINVLASKQILTKDSKYTDIFKLNADKFVCSILPESPTKYVSYSPGGLLFKPGGSNLQHATALSFLLIVYANSLNRANRVVQCGSVQATSDRLIQVARAQADYILGSNPMKMSYMVGYGGKFPQRIHHRGSSLPSLDQHPQHIGCKDGTPYFKSSGPNPNQLTGAVVGGPDIQDQYNDSRVEFVHSEPTTYINAPLVGVLAFLKGRPNP, via the exons ATGATGGTTTCAGTCTCGGGGCACGATTATGGAGATGCACTGAGCAAAAGCATTCTCTTCTTCGAAGGCCAGAGATCAGGCAAGTTGCCTCCTTCCCAGAGATTGACTTGGAGGAAGGATTCTGGTCTTCGCGATGGTTTCGACAAGCAC ATTGATTTGGTGGGCGGTTACTACGACGCAGGCGACAACGTCAAGTTCAACTTCCCCATGGCATTTTCCACCACAATGCTCGCTTGGAGCGTAATTGAGTTCGGGAGGGGAATGGGCCCAGATCTCCGAAAAGCGGTCGACGCGGTCCGCTGGGCCACTGACTACTTCCTCAAGGCCACGAGCGTGCCAGGGCTCGTGTATGCACAAGTCGGCGAACCTTACGGTGACCACGAGTGCTGGGAGAGGCCCGAGGACATGGACACCGCTCGAACCGCTTATGCTGTGAGTGCACAGTCACCTGGCTCGGAAGTTTCGGCCGAGATCGCTGCTGCTTTGGCCGCTGCTTCCTTGGTGTTTAAGGGGGTTAATCATAACTATTCGGACCTGCTCCTGAGTCGAGCTAAAACG GTGTTTGAGTTTGCGGATAAGTATAGGGGGTCGTACAATTACAGTCTTGGATCAGTGGTGTGCCCATTCTACTGTAATTTCGGCGGTTATGAG GACGATTTGATTTGGGCAGCAGCATGGTTATTCAGAGCAACCGCAGCACCTAATTACTGGAATTATGTTACGGAAAACATACCTACTGAAGGCGGTAACTTTGCCGAGTTTGGGTGGGACACGAAGGATGCCGGTATCAATGTCCTCGCTTCCAAG CAGATTCTCACGAAAGACAGCAAATATACTGATATCTTCAAGCTCAATGCTGACAAGTTTGTGTGCTCGATTTTGCCTGAATCACCGACCAAATACGTTAGCTACTCCCCTG GGGGACTCCTATTCAAACCAGGAGGGAGCAACTTGCAGCACGCCACGGCTCTGTCCTTTCTTCTTATCGTATATGCCAACTCCCTGAACCGCGCCAACCGGGTCGTTCAATGCGGCAGTGTACAGGCCACTTCAGACAGGCTCATTCAAGTAGCTAGAGCCCAG GCGGACTATATATTAGGAAGCAACCCGATGAAAATGTCGTACATGGTGGGATACGGCGGGAAATTCCCTCAAAGGATCCATCACAGAGGCTCTTCCTTGCCGTCCCTAGATCAACACCCGCAGCATATCGGTTGCAAGGACGGGACGCCGTACTTCAAGAGCAGCGGCCCGAATCCGAACCAGCTGACTGGGGCCGTCGTTGGGGGGCCCGACATCCAGGATCAGTACAACGACTCTAGAGTCGAGTTTGTGCACTCGGAGCCGACCACGTATATCAATGCTCCTCTTGTTGGTGTCCTGGCTTTCTTGAAAGGGCGTCCAAATCCATAA
- the LOC104449638 gene encoding probable pectinesterase/pectinesterase inhibitor 33: protein MALIRAIHLLVLIFIFFASTPFTTSSAQTPDDSNTNAPTGDIDWWCDTTPHPQPCKYFVSHARGNHYNTSMPRSGFRKIAVDVATQHAFNAYKQILHLRSDLVNHRQRSVWVDCLKLHDNTLLQLNRTLQGLLGLNQTCTDFDIQTWLSTALTNIETCRLGSQDLNVSDSIMMPTSSANLSQLLSNSLAINEGLLGSDQPRTEYEEFPSWFTNHERKLLQSTSLVTRANLVVAKDGSGNFRTVQEAIAAAAKRSSMNSRFIIYVKKGVYRENIEVGINNNNIMLVGDSMRNTVITSSRSVGRGFTTYSSATAGIDGLRFIARDITFSNTAGPLRGQAVALRSASDLSVFYRCAIQGYQDTLFVHSQRQFYRQCYIYGTVDFIFGNAAVVFQNCMIYARRPLKGQANIITAQGRNDPFQNTGIVIQNSRVLAATDLLPVVRAFNTYLGRPWQQYSRTVFLKTYLGSLVSPLGWSSWDGSNFAHGTLYYGEYQNFGPASSTRYRVKWPGYHVITSANVASQFTMSRLIAGQSWLPATGVPFTAGL, encoded by the exons ATGGCACTTATCCGTGCAATCCATCTCCTTgttctcatcttcatcttctttgcttCAACACCATTCACCACTTCAAGCGCTCAAACGCCTGACGATAGCAATACTAATGCCCCGACCGGCGACATAGACTGGTGGTGCGACACAACCCCACATCCTCAACCATGTAAGTACTTCGTGAGTCATGCCCGCGGCAACCACTACAACACGTCCATGCCAAGATCCGGTTTTCGCAAAATAGCCGTTGACGTGGCCACGCAACATGCCTTCAACGCTTACAAGCAAATCCTCCATCTCCGGTCCGATTTGGTCAACCACCGGCAACGTAGCGTATGGGTGGACTGCCTGAAGCTCCACGACAACACCCTCCTCCAGCTGAACCGGACTCTCCAGGGCCTCCTTGGGTTGAACCAGACCTGCACCGACTTCGACATCCAGACCTGGCTAAGCACCGCCCTCACCAACATCGAGACCTGCCGGCTTGGGTCGCAGGATCTGAATGTCTCAGACTCCATCATGATGCCCACCTCGTCCGCCAACCTATCTCAGCTCCTTAGCAATAGCTTGGCCATCAACGAGGGATTGCTCGGATCGGACCAGCCCAGGACCGAGTATGAGGAGTTCCCAAGCTGGTTCACCAACCACGAGAGGAAGCTGCTTCAGTCGACATCGCTGGTCACGAGGGCGAACCTTGTGGTGGCTAAGGATGGCTCAGGCAACTTTCGGACAGTCCAAGAGGCAATCGCCGCAGCGGCAAAGCGGAGCTCGATGAACTCGAGGTTCATAATTTACGTGAAGAAAGGGGTTTATAGAGAGAACATAGAGGTTGGGATTAACAACAACAATATTATGCTGGTGGGCGATAGTATGAGAAATACCGTCATTACGAGTAGTAGGAGCGTCGGACGGGGTTTCACCACCTACAGCTCTGCGACTGCTG GAATAGATGGCCTTCGCTTCATTGCTCGCGACATCACATTTAGCAACACCGCAGGCCCGCTAAGGGGACAGGCCGTGGCGCTCCGATCTGCCTCGGATCTTTCCGTTTTCTACCGTTGCGCCATCCAAGGATACCAAGACACGCTCTTCGTCCACTCTCAACGACAGTTCTATCGCCAGTGCTACATCTATGGCACCGTAGACTTCATATTCGGGAATGCGGCAGTCGTGTTTCAGAACTGCATGATCTACGCTCGAAGGCCATTGAAGGGCCAAGCAAACATCATCACGGCTCAGGGCCGAAATGACCCGTTCCAGAACACGGGAATTGTGATCCAGAACTCACGGGTTTTGGCCGCAACGGACCTTCTTCCGGTGGTTCGTGCATTCAACACGTACTTGGGTCGACCGTGGCAGCAATACTCCCGGACCGTATTCCTGAAAACCTACTTGGGGTCTTTGGTGAGCCCATTGGGCTGGTCCTCGTGGGATGGTTCTAATTTTGCACATGGCACATTGTATTACGGAGAGTACCAGAACTTTGGACCTGCATCTTCCACGAGATATAGGGTAAAATGGCCGGGTTATCATGTCATAACGAGCGCGAATGTAGCGTCTCAGTTCACCATGAGCCGCCTCATCGCCGGCCAGTCATGGTTACCAGCAACTGGCGTTCCTTTTACTGCAGGTCTTTGA